One part of the Sphingobium yanoikuyae genome encodes these proteins:
- the cysK gene encoding cysteine synthase A, translated as MKAATILDTIGNTPHVRVNRLFGDAPEGTEVWIKSERSNPGGSIKDRIALAMIEAAEASGDLKPGGTIIEPTSGNTGVGLAMVAAVKGYKLILVMPESMSIERRRLMLAYGASFDLTPREKGMKGAIERALELVSQTPDSWMPQQFENPANIDVHVRTTAQEIIADFADAPIDVLISGVGTGGHITGTAEVLKKQWPNLKVYAVEPTLSPVISGGQPGPHPIQGIGAGFIPANLHTQILDGVIQVDPADAKDYARRAASQEGMLVGISSGATLAAIAQKLKELPAGSRVLGFNYDTGERYLSVPDFLPE; from the coding sequence ATGAAAGCTGCCACTATTCTCGATACCATCGGCAATACTCCCCATGTCCGGGTCAACCGGCTGTTCGGGGACGCCCCTGAAGGCACCGAAGTGTGGATCAAGTCGGAACGGTCGAACCCCGGCGGATCGATCAAGGACCGCATCGCGCTGGCCATGATCGAGGCGGCCGAGGCATCGGGCGATCTGAAGCCGGGCGGCACGATCATCGAGCCGACGTCTGGCAATACCGGCGTGGGCCTGGCCATGGTCGCCGCGGTCAAGGGTTACAAGCTGATCCTGGTCATGCCCGAAAGCATGTCGATCGAACGCCGCCGGCTGATGCTGGCCTATGGCGCCAGTTTCGACCTGACCCCGCGCGAAAAGGGCATGAAGGGCGCGATCGAACGGGCGCTGGAACTGGTGTCGCAGACGCCCGACAGCTGGATGCCGCAGCAGTTCGAGAATCCTGCCAATATCGACGTGCATGTCCGCACCACCGCGCAGGAAATCATCGCCGATTTCGCCGATGCGCCGATCGACGTGCTGATCAGCGGCGTGGGTACGGGCGGCCATATCACCGGCACTGCCGAGGTGCTGAAGAAGCAGTGGCCGAACCTCAAAGTCTATGCGGTCGAGCCGACCCTGTCGCCGGTCATCAGCGGCGGCCAGCCCGGCCCGCACCCGATCCAGGGCATTGGCGCGGGCTTCATCCCGGCGAACCTGCACACCCAGATTCTCGATGGCGTGATCCAGGTCGATCCGGCCGATGCGAAGGACTATGCCCGTCGCGCCGCCAGCCAGGAAGGCATGCTGGTCGGCATCTCGTCGGGCGCCACGCTCGCCGCAATCGCGCAGAAGCTGAAGGAACTGCCCGCAGGCAGCCGCGTTCTGGGCTTCAATTATGACACCGGCGAACGCTATCTTTCGGTGCCCGACTTCCTGCCCGAATAA
- the hflK gene encoding FtsH protease activity modulator HflK: MRRLFGWMPGIASAMAQGPWGGKGDGPEGNDGPGKNGSGGGSDGPRNPWTQPGKPAGGKSPSAIEELLRKSRESFGQGGGFGGLPPRANGRALWPIAVGIVVVLWLVLTSFHRVGPQERGVVTLLGKYSRTLSPGISLTLPAPFEAVRTVDVEEIRTIDIGSASAESENLVLTGDQNIVDLAYSVRWNIRNPELYLFQLADPDASIREVAESAMRSVVASVSLDDALGAGRTEIEQQVEQRMQEILDGYKSGIRVQGVAIKQADPPAAVNDAFKEVSAAQQTAQTYLNEARAAAQQVTAKAQGEAAAFDKVYEQYRLAPDVTRRRMYYETMEGVLSTVDKTIVESGNVTPFLPLPELKRRAQGTPQSAANATEEGQ, translated from the coding sequence ATGAGAAGATTATTCGGGTGGATGCCCGGCATCGCGAGCGCCATGGCCCAGGGTCCCTGGGGCGGCAAGGGTGACGGGCCTGAGGGCAATGACGGACCGGGCAAGAACGGGTCCGGCGGGGGCAGTGATGGCCCGCGCAATCCCTGGACCCAGCCCGGCAAGCCGGCCGGCGGCAAATCCCCTTCCGCGATCGAGGAATTGCTTCGCAAGAGCCGCGAAAGCTTTGGCCAGGGCGGCGGCTTCGGTGGCCTGCCGCCGCGCGCGAACGGCCGGGCGCTGTGGCCGATCGCCGTCGGCATTGTCGTCGTCCTGTGGCTGGTGCTGACCAGTTTCCACCGGGTCGGCCCGCAGGAACGCGGCGTCGTCACCCTGCTCGGCAAATATAGCCGCACCCTTTCGCCCGGCATCAGCCTGACCCTGCCCGCCCCGTTCGAGGCGGTGCGCACGGTCGATGTCGAGGAAATCCGCACGATCGATATCGGATCGGCCAGCGCGGAGAGCGAAAATCTGGTGCTGACCGGCGACCAGAATATCGTCGACCTGGCCTATTCGGTGCGCTGGAACATCCGCAATCCGGAACTCTATCTGTTCCAGCTGGCCGACCCGGATGCATCGATCCGCGAAGTCGCGGAAAGCGCGATGCGCTCGGTGGTCGCCAGCGTCAGCCTGGACGATGCGCTGGGCGCGGGCCGCACCGAGATCGAGCAGCAGGTCGAACAGCGGATGCAGGAGATTCTCGACGGCTACAAGTCGGGCATTCGCGTGCAGGGCGTGGCGATCAAGCAGGCCGATCCGCCGGCCGCCGTCAACGACGCCTTCAAGGAAGTGTCGGCCGCGCAGCAGACCGCCCAGACCTATCTGAACGAGGCGCGCGCCGCCGCACAGCAGGTCACAGCCAAGGCGCAGGGCGAAGCCGCAGCCTTCGACAAGGTCTATGAACAATATCGGCTGGCACCCGACGTGACCCGCCGGCGCATGTATTACGAAACCATGGAGGGCGTCCTGTCCACCGTCGACAAGACGATCGTCGAAAGCGGCAACGTCACCCCCTTCCTGCCCCTTCCCGAACTCAAGCGCCGCGCCCAGGGGACACCCCAGTCGGCTGCCAATGCGACGGAGGAAGGCCAGTGA
- a CDS encoding helicase HerA-like domain-containing protein — MSDGIFLGLGAPEKDGGIPQYLNLRRANRHGLIAGATGTGKTVTLQGIAESFSALGVPVFVADVKGDLSGISMAGSPTAKNADKLVSRAKEIGIADYSYADNPAIFWDLYGEQGHAIRTTVSEMGPLLLARLMGLNDTQEGVLNIAFKYADEEGLLLLDLGDLQAMLAYCAENADTLSARFGNVTKASVGAIQRQLLQLETQGGDHFFGEPALDIHDFLKVDDKGRGYVNILAADKLMQSPKLYATFLLWLLSELFETLPEVGDPEKPVLVFFFDEAHLLFDDAPAALQDKIEQVVRLIRSKGVGVYFVTQNPIDIPEAIAGQLGNRVQHALRAFTPRDQKAIKAAADTFRINPDLDIETAITEVKTGEALVSLLQEDGAPGVVQRTLIAPPRSRLGPVDAKERAIIQSISPCEGKYDTAVDRESAEEILAARGQAAAAAAQAAKAKAEADKAAAAQAKVEAKQREQELKEQARRDAAAAHEAAKPSGFDKAVQSATRSAASSVGRQVANELGRAVFGGSSRRSSGGGIAGQLVRGILGSLFK; from the coding sequence ATGAGCGACGGCATCTTCCTTGGTCTGGGCGCGCCCGAAAAGGACGGCGGCATCCCCCAATATCTGAACCTGCGCCGGGCCAATCGCCACGGCCTGATCGCCGGCGCGACCGGCACCGGCAAGACGGTGACGTTGCAGGGCATCGCCGAAAGCTTCTCCGCGCTTGGCGTCCCGGTGTTCGTGGCCGATGTGAAGGGCGACCTGTCGGGCATTTCAATGGCCGGTTCGCCGACCGCCAAGAATGCCGACAAACTGGTGTCGCGCGCCAAGGAAATCGGCATCGCCGATTACAGCTATGCCGACAATCCCGCGATCTTCTGGGATCTTTACGGCGAACAGGGCCATGCGATCCGCACCACGGTCAGCGAGATGGGGCCGCTGCTGCTGGCCCGGCTGATGGGCCTTAACGACACGCAGGAAGGCGTGCTCAACATCGCCTTCAAATATGCTGACGAGGAAGGGCTGCTGCTGCTCGACCTGGGCGATCTGCAGGCGATGCTCGCCTATTGCGCGGAAAATGCCGATACGCTCTCGGCCCGCTTCGGCAATGTGACCAAGGCCAGCGTCGGCGCGATCCAGCGCCAGTTGCTCCAGCTCGAAACCCAGGGCGGCGACCATTTCTTCGGCGAGCCCGCGCTCGACATCCACGACTTCCTGAAGGTGGATGACAAGGGGCGCGGCTATGTGAACATCCTTGCCGCCGACAAGCTGATGCAGAGCCCAAAGCTCTACGCCACCTTCCTGCTCTGGCTGCTGAGCGAATTGTTCGAGACGTTGCCCGAAGTGGGCGACCCCGAAAAGCCGGTGCTGGTCTTCTTCTTCGACGAGGCCCATCTGCTGTTCGACGACGCGCCAGCGGCATTGCAGGACAAGATCGAGCAGGTCGTGCGCCTGATCCGCTCCAAGGGCGTCGGCGTCTATTTTGTGACCCAGAACCCGATCGACATTCCCGAAGCCATTGCCGGCCAGCTCGGCAACCGGGTCCAGCATGCGCTGCGCGCCTTCACCCCGCGCGACCAGAAGGCGATCAAGGCCGCGGCCGACACCTTCCGCATCAACCCCGATCTCGACATCGAAACCGCGATCACCGAAGTCAAGACCGGTGAAGCTTTGGTATCGCTGTTGCAGGAAGATGGTGCGCCGGGCGTGGTCCAGCGCACGCTGATCGCCCCGCCCCGGTCACGTCTGGGTCCGGTCGATGCCAAGGAGCGGGCGATCATCCAGTCGATCTCGCCCTGCGAGGGCAAATATGACACCGCCGTCGACCGCGAGTCCGCCGAGGAAATCCTGGCTGCGCGCGGCCAGGCCGCCGCTGCCGCCGCGCAGGCGGCCAAGGCCAAGGCCGAAGCCGACAAGGCCGCCGCCGCCCAGGCCAAGGTCGAGGCCAAGCAGCGCGAACAGGAGTTGAAGGAGCAGGCCCGTCGCGACGCCGCCGCCGCACACGAGGCGGCCAAGCCCAGCGGCTTCGACAAGGCGGTGCAGTCGGCGACCCGCTCCGCCGCCTCCTCTGTCGGCCGCCAGGTCGCCAATGAACTGGGCCGCGCCGTATTCGGCGGATCGAGCCGCAGATCCTCGGGCGGCGGCATCGCCGGCCAGCTGGTGCGCGGCATATTGGGCAGCCTGTTCAAATAA
- a CDS encoding aminotransferase class V-fold PLP-dependent enzyme, with the protein MVTRRGFIGRAGGALGVTFGVGLGLDGAVAATTGPPDGWPDEAPFSFSGDMTDFEAAQRALLPLYDVERDFATFDAAYYGAMTRPVAASYRAYSQWVNRNNSLFLRNAAPGHPRDAELDRSRAAVAKLLGAQTEEIALSGGGTEALYALIANYALLKAGDAVIYADVDYDEMQYACDYLEQSRGARIVRFSLPEPHTEANILAAYDRILKETPRAKLLLLTHLSNRNGLVPPVKAIVAMAKARGVDVILDSAQAVGHLPFTVEDTGADFIGFSLHKWLAAPLGTGGIYIRKDRLQDISPWLGNRIHGPEDIRARIPTGTVDFAARLTIPGAIAVQDAIGLEAKYRHLVGLRDYWVERVRDIAGLEILVPQEAGRFGAVTGFRLPGMKGPDGAKQAAKLFLDKYRLLVVAKAGLASGPVLRVTPALFNSSAELDRLVAAIRAERHLFT; encoded by the coding sequence ATGGTTACGCGGCGGGGCTTTATCGGACGGGCGGGCGGCGCCCTGGGTGTCACTTTCGGTGTCGGCCTGGGGCTGGACGGCGCGGTTGCGGCCACGACCGGGCCGCCGGATGGCTGGCCCGACGAGGCCCCTTTCAGCTTCAGCGGCGACATGACGGATTTCGAGGCTGCGCAGCGCGCACTGCTCCCCCTCTATGATGTGGAGCGGGATTTCGCGACCTTCGACGCGGCCTATTATGGCGCGATGACCCGGCCGGTGGCGGCCAGCTATCGCGCCTATTCGCAATGGGTGAACCGCAACAATTCGCTGTTCCTGCGCAATGCCGCACCCGGCCATCCGCGCGACGCCGAACTGGATCGGTCGCGTGCAGCCGTGGCCAAGCTGCTCGGCGCGCAGACCGAGGAGATCGCGCTGTCGGGCGGCGGCACCGAGGCGCTCTATGCGCTGATCGCCAACTACGCGCTGCTCAAGGCCGGCGACGCGGTGATCTATGCCGATGTCGACTATGACGAGATGCAATATGCCTGCGACTATCTGGAGCAGAGCCGGGGCGCCCGCATCGTCCGCTTCAGCTTGCCCGAGCCGCATACGGAAGCGAATATCCTGGCGGCCTATGACAGGATATTGAAGGAAACGCCGCGCGCGAAGCTGCTGCTGCTCACCCATTTGTCCAACCGCAACGGGCTGGTGCCGCCGGTCAAGGCGATCGTCGCCATGGCCAAGGCGCGGGGCGTCGACGTGATCCTGGACAGCGCCCAGGCCGTCGGCCACCTGCCCTTCACTGTCGAGGACACCGGCGCCGATTTCATCGGCTTCTCACTGCACAAATGGCTCGCAGCACCGCTCGGCACCGGCGGCATCTATATCCGCAAGGATCGGCTGCAGGACATTTCCCCCTGGCTCGGCAACCGCATCCATGGGCCGGAAGATATTCGCGCGCGCATCCCGACCGGCACGGTCGACTTCGCCGCCCGCCTGACCATCCCGGGCGCGATCGCGGTGCAGGATGCGATCGGACTGGAGGCGAAATATCGCCATCTCGTCGGGCTGCGCGACTATTGGGTCGAGCGGGTTCGCGACATCGCCGGGCTGGAGATATTGGTGCCGCAGGAGGCCGGCCGCTTCGGCGCCGTCACCGGTTTCCGCCTGCCCGGCATGAAGGGGCCGGATGGCGCCAAACAGGCCGCCAAGCTGTTCCTCGACAAATATCGCCTGCTGGTGGTGGCCAAGGCCGGGCTCGCATCCGGACCGGTGCTGCGCGTGACGCCTGCCCTGTTCAACAGCAGCGCCGAACTGGACCGGCTGGTCGCGGCGATCAGGGCGGAGCGGCATCTCTTCACCTGA
- a CDS encoding MFS transporter: MSSSAAAPHPLHFGNFRAYLVGRFCATLAQYSMMILLAWQAYNVARETMSTGEASAQLGLIGLAQFLPLFFLTPVTGWVADHFDRRIITRLTLALLMLAAAVLAFATYEGWVSLPLIFGIAVIVGIARAFNGPAYGALAPNLVPPAVLPTAIALSSVAWQTGDILGKAVGGYAYAIEPWAAYALSAALFGVGLISMMMIGPVPQPPRQQGRHPIRQMIDGFTYLKSNRLVLATITLDLFAVLLAGATALLPVYARDILHVGSTGYGHLAIAPGIGAALTALWFSFRPMKTQVGLKMLAAVILFGLATIAFGCTAFLPRDIAVEAGIAALIVLGGADMVSVFVRQSLVQLHTPDAMRGRVSSLSQLTISASNELGEAESGFLAALVGPIAAVIGGGVGAILVTIFWARLFPELRLARTFDPPDLREADISQETAQ; this comes from the coding sequence ATGTCTTCCTCTGCAGCCGCGCCCCACCCGCTCCATTTCGGCAATTTCCGCGCCTATCTGGTCGGCCGTTTCTGCGCCACGCTGGCGCAGTACAGCATGATGATCCTGCTCGCCTGGCAGGCCTATAATGTCGCGCGGGAGACGATGAGCACGGGCGAGGCATCGGCGCAGCTTGGCCTCATCGGCCTGGCGCAGTTTCTGCCGCTCTTCTTCCTGACGCCGGTGACCGGCTGGGTGGCCGATCATTTCGACCGGCGGATCATCACCCGGCTGACGCTGGCGCTGCTGATGCTCGCCGCAGCCGTGCTGGCCTTTGCCACCTATGAAGGCTGGGTCAGCCTGCCGCTGATCTTCGGTATCGCAGTCATCGTCGGCATCGCCCGCGCGTTCAACGGGCCGGCCTATGGGGCATTGGCACCCAATCTGGTGCCGCCCGCCGTGCTGCCGACCGCCATCGCCCTGTCATCGGTCGCCTGGCAGACCGGCGACATCCTCGGCAAGGCGGTGGGCGGCTATGCCTATGCGATCGAACCCTGGGCCGCCTATGCGCTGTCAGCGGCCTTGTTCGGCGTCGGCCTGATATCAATGATGATGATCGGCCCGGTGCCCCAGCCGCCACGCCAGCAGGGCCGCCATCCCATCCGCCAGATGATCGACGGCTTCACCTACCTCAAGAGCAACCGGCTGGTGCTGGCGACGATCACGCTGGACCTGTTCGCGGTGCTGCTCGCCGGCGCCACCGCGCTGCTGCCCGTCTATGCCCGCGACATCCTGCATGTCGGGTCGACCGGCTATGGTCATCTGGCGATCGCGCCGGGGATCGGCGCGGCGCTGACCGCGCTCTGGTTCTCGTTCCGCCCGATGAAGACGCAGGTCGGCCTCAAGATGCTGGCGGCGGTCATCCTGTTCGGCCTGGCCACCATTGCCTTCGGTTGCACCGCCTTCCTGCCGCGCGACATCGCGGTGGAGGCTGGCATCGCCGCGCTGATCGTCCTGGGCGGCGCCGACATGGTGTCGGTGTTCGTGCGCCAGTCGCTGGTGCAGTTGCACACGCCCGACGCCATGCGCGGCCGCGTCTCCAGCCTGTCGCAACTGACCATTTCCGCTTCCAATGAATTGGGAGAAGCGGAATCGGGCTTCCTTGCGGCGCTCGTTGGGCCTATCGCTGCGGTCATCGGGGGTGGCGTGGGCGCCATTCTCGTCACGATATTCTGGGCGCGGCTCTTTCCCGAACTGCGCCTTGCACGCACTTTCGACCCACCCGACTTAAGGGAGGCGGACATCAGCCAGGAGACGGCCCAATGA
- the hflC gene encoding protease modulator HflC, protein MSLRNPIALAIGAIILLILVGSTVTIVPETRQGVIVRFGEPKQIINRYRPNEDFGKTGAGVILRVPFFDQIVWIDKRVLSVEMERQQVLSTDQLRLQVDAFARYRIVDPLRMYISAGSEEKVSDALRPILGSALRNELGKRPFAALLSPERGQVMQNIEAGLDRVARQYGAEIVDVRIKRADLPDGTPLESAFTRMRTARQQEALTIRAQGLKQAQIIRAEADANAARIYAESFGKDANFYDFYRAMQAYRYTFAPDRAGGTTMVLSKDNEFLKQFQGR, encoded by the coding sequence GTGAGCTTGCGCAATCCCATCGCCCTCGCCATCGGCGCGATCATCCTGCTGATCCTGGTCGGCAGCACCGTCACCATCGTGCCGGAAACCCGGCAGGGCGTGATCGTCCGCTTCGGCGAGCCCAAGCAGATCATCAACCGCTATCGCCCGAACGAGGATTTCGGCAAGACCGGCGCCGGCGTCATCCTGCGCGTGCCCTTCTTCGACCAGATCGTCTGGATCGACAAGCGCGTGCTCTCGGTCGAGATGGAGCGCCAGCAGGTGCTTTCGACCGATCAGTTGCGCCTGCAGGTCGATGCCTTTGCCCGCTATCGCATCGTCGATCCGCTGCGCATGTATATTTCGGCCGGCAGCGAGGAGAAGGTGTCGGACGCGCTGCGCCCGATCCTGGGCTCGGCGCTGCGCAACGAACTGGGCAAGCGGCCCTTCGCCGCGCTGCTCAGCCCCGAACGCGGCCAGGTGATGCAGAATATCGAGGCCGGGCTTGACCGGGTCGCCCGCCAATATGGCGCCGAGATCGTCGACGTGCGGATCAAGCGCGCCGACCTGCCCGATGGCACGCCGCTGGAAAGCGCCTTCACCCGCATGCGCACCGCGCGCCAGCAGGAAGCGCTGACGATCCGCGCCCAGGGCCTGAAGCAGGCACAGATCATTCGCGCCGAGGCTGACGCCAATGCCGCCCGCATCTATGCGGAAAGCTTTGGCAAGGACGCGAATTTCTATGACTTCTATCGCGCCATGCAGGCCTATCGTTATACCTTCGCCCCGGATCGGGCGGGCGGCACGACGATGGTATTGTCGAAGGACAATGAGTTCCTGAAGCAGTTCCAGGGCCGCTAA
- a CDS encoding cell wall hydrolase: MIDGTFPDRPHRAMWLIWLLLFVGLPMAVAGWESRPRAGDEAAQGRRLTAVAAARQRRPATPPPAVEPVAIFALGPEQARDLNAQIPFSRDPNPSARPFLFRGSETDLARATDCLAAAQLYEAGDDAVGEQAVAQVVLNRVRHPAFPKTVCGVVFQGQERTTGCQFTFTCDGALARTPSTSAWARAREIARGALAGKVFKAVGYATHYHTDWVVPYWSGSLDKITAVGTHLFFRWRGWWGTPPAFRLGEAGGEPLIARIARLSAAHQGLPGSGLPGMPPVLATEAAAALAARPERAIGSDSLGKTIGGVRLIAIAPGGRSFLVELNRSSPPESWPALAETFCAGRPECRIMGWRGGAVPTGLPLNDAQLEAMSFAYIHYVGNGLQRALWNCSQFPRPTKAECMRQRVPTVTPASPPAAVIVPSLDGVRRKERFETVRIAPPPPAAPPIVTPKVTPVTPSGS; encoded by the coding sequence ATGATCGACGGCACTTTCCCTGACCGGCCACATCGCGCGATGTGGCTGATATGGCTGTTGCTGTTCGTCGGTCTGCCCATGGCGGTCGCCGGCTGGGAAAGCCGGCCGCGCGCAGGCGACGAGGCGGCGCAGGGCCGCCGGCTGACGGCTGTTGCAGCCGCCCGCCAGCGCCGGCCCGCAACCCCGCCGCCCGCCGTCGAACCCGTCGCGATTTTCGCGCTCGGCCCCGAACAGGCCCGCGACCTCAACGCCCAGATTCCCTTTTCCCGCGATCCCAATCCGTCGGCCCGGCCGTTCCTGTTCCGCGGATCGGAAACCGACCTGGCCCGTGCCACCGACTGCCTGGCGGCGGCCCAGCTTTACGAAGCGGGCGACGATGCGGTCGGCGAGCAGGCGGTGGCACAGGTCGTGCTCAACCGCGTGCGCCACCCGGCCTTCCCCAAGACGGTCTGCGGCGTAGTCTTCCAGGGGCAGGAACGGACCACCGGCTGCCAGTTCACCTTCACCTGCGACGGCGCACTGGCCCGCACGCCATCCACCAGCGCCTGGGCGCGGGCGCGGGAGATTGCGCGCGGCGCGCTGGCCGGCAAGGTGTTCAAGGCGGTCGGCTATGCCACCCATTATCATACCGACTGGGTCGTGCCCTATTGGAGCGGCAGCCTGGACAAGATCACAGCGGTCGGCACGCATCTGTTCTTCCGCTGGCGCGGCTGGTGGGGCACGCCGCCCGCCTTCCGCCTGGGCGAAGCCGGTGGCGAACCGCTGATCGCCCGCATCGCTCGCCTGTCCGCCGCGCATCAGGGCCTGCCGGGCAGCGGCCTGCCGGGCATGCCGCCGGTGCTGGCGACCGAAGCCGCCGCCGCGCTGGCCGCCAGGCCGGAACGCGCGATCGGATCGGACTCGCTGGGCAAGACGATCGGCGGCGTCCGGCTGATCGCGATCGCACCGGGCGGGCGCAGCTTCCTGGTCGAACTCAATCGCAGCAGCCCGCCGGAAAGCTGGCCCGCGCTGGCCGAGACCTTCTGTGCCGGCCGGCCCGAATGCCGGATCATGGGCTGGCGCGGCGGCGCCGTCCCGACCGGCCTGCCGCTCAACGACGCCCAGCTTGAGGCGATGAGCTTCGCCTATATCCATTATGTCGGCAACGGATTGCAGCGCGCTCTGTGGAACTGCAGCCAGTTCCCCCGCCCGACCAAGGCCGAATGCATGCGCCAGCGCGTGCCGACTGTCACGCCAGCCTCTCCGCCCGCTGCCGTCATCGTGCCTTCGCTGGACGGGGTGCGGCGCAAGGAGCGGTTCGAGACGGTCAGGATTGCCCCGCCCCCACCCGCCGCGCCACCGATCGTGACACCGAAGGTGACACCTGTAACGCCATCCGGCTCCTGA
- a CDS encoding Do family serine endopeptidase has product MRYAYAITGALLLGGTAIAVTTSSNVGAQTAQNEGLQAAAPAGAPASLADMVEKLQPAVVNISTKQRVTVQNPFAGTPFGDLFGQGGGGKPQTRQAQSLGSGFLISADGYIVTNNHVVSAGAEGASVDSITVTMTNKEEYPAKLVGRDPATDLAVLKIDAKKPLPFVKFGDSTKARVGDWVVAIGNPFALSGTVTAGIISAVHRGTGGTYDKFIQTDASINQGNSGGPMFDMRGNVIGINSQILSPSGGNVGIGFAIPSEQAAPIVDTLRQGQSIKRGYLGVQISPLGEDMADSLGLAKNRGEFVQGVEPGKGAEKAGIKAGDVIVSVAGQEVTPDQNLSSIVANSKIGSSVPIVLLRNGQRMTLNAIVGERPSEDELNNFAQQQDDDFSQQGDQGSDTQAAQKSLGISAIPLTPSITRQLGVAGDTRGIVITAVDGSTDAGAKGLRRGDVILSANNRPVLTQADLDAQVKAVSAQGRNAILLQVLRRGQAPLFLPIRLRDK; this is encoded by the coding sequence GTGCGTTACGCTTATGCCATCACCGGCGCCCTGCTGCTCGGCGGCACCGCCATCGCCGTCACGACCAGCTCCAATGTCGGCGCGCAGACCGCCCAGAATGAAGGCCTGCAGGCCGCTGCCCCCGCCGGCGCACCCGCCAGCCTGGCCGACATGGTCGAAAAGCTGCAGCCGGCCGTGGTCAATATCTCGACCAAGCAGCGCGTCACCGTGCAGAATCCCTTCGCCGGCACGCCCTTTGGCGACCTGTTCGGCCAGGGTGGCGGCGGCAAGCCGCAGACCCGTCAGGCCCAGTCGCTGGGCTCGGGCTTCCTGATCTCGGCCGATGGCTATATCGTGACCAATAATCACGTCGTGTCGGCCGGTGCGGAAGGCGCCAGCGTCGACAGCATCACGGTCACCATGACCAACAAGGAAGAATATCCCGCCAAGCTGGTCGGCCGCGATCCCGCTACTGACCTCGCCGTGCTGAAGATCGACGCGAAGAAGCCCCTGCCCTTCGTCAAGTTCGGCGACAGCACCAAGGCGCGCGTGGGTGACTGGGTCGTCGCGATCGGCAACCCCTTCGCCCTGTCGGGCACCGTCACTGCCGGCATCATCTCCGCCGTGCATCGCGGCACCGGCGGCACCTATGACAAGTTCATCCAGACCGATGCGTCCATCAATCAGGGCAATAGCGGCGGCCCGATGTTCGACATGCGCGGCAATGTAATCGGCATCAACAGCCAGATCCTGTCGCCCTCGGGCGGCAATGTCGGCATCGGCTTCGCCATCCCCTCGGAACAGGCGGCGCCGATCGTCGACACGCTGCGCCAGGGCCAAAGCATCAAGCGCGGCTATCTGGGCGTGCAGATCAGCCCGCTGGGCGAGGATATGGCGGACTCGCTGGGCCTTGCCAAGAATCGCGGCGAGTTCGTGCAGGGCGTCGAGCCTGGCAAGGGCGCCGAAAAGGCCGGCATCAAGGCAGGCGATGTGATCGTCAGCGTCGCCGGTCAGGAAGTGACGCCGGACCAGAATCTGTCGTCGATCGTCGCCAACAGCAAGATCGGGTCGAGCGTGCCGATCGTGCTGCTGCGCAACGGCCAGCGCATGACCCTGAACGCGATCGTGGGTGAGCGCCCCAGCGAAGACGAACTCAATAACTTCGCCCAGCAGCAGGATGATGATTTCAGCCAGCAGGGCGACCAGGGCAGCGACACCCAGGCGGCCCAGAAGTCGCTGGGCATCTCCGCCATCCCGCTGACCCCCAGCATCACCCGCCAGTTGGGCGTTGCCGGCGACACCCGCGGCATCGTCATCACCGCCGTCGACGGGTCGACCGACGCCGGCGCCAAGGGCCTGCGTCGCGGCGACGTGATCCTGTCGGCCAACAACCGGCCGGTGCTGACCCAGGCGGATCTGGACGCACAGGTGAAGGCGGTGTCGGCCCAGGGTCGCAACGCCATCCTGCTGCAGGTGCTGCGTCGCGGCCAGGCGCCGTTGTTCCTGCCCATCCGCCTGCGCGACAAGTAA